The Novosphingobium terrae genome has a window encoding:
- a CDS encoding L,D-transpeptidase family protein — protein MANQPHDRLTPGSISAAAAPGKRKRLALWLGSAALMMPGAALAIPPGGYSGLQASPTPTPTATPTPKPKPKTPPPTSILPASMQPATPRPTATLQKPAAQPAPYIDAQPTTAPVAPPPVLTPGAPNTRTVTTIVPAEQPVRTWTLADAQSLLAVIKTIDTEGLFPGDYKPEVLAAAITAGAGPALDEAASRSFDWLAEDLRDGRTPMDSRIQWFAVDTDVDAHPTHEILERALATHDVAGVLAGLDPTYADYAALKDALAATPRADKARRDMIRINMDRWRWLPRELGQVYLLTNIPEFQLRFNVGGKIIKTYRTVVGKPGRTATPQLAEKVQAVVFNPTWTVPQSIVKGENLGAKLLANPASAARQGYKVTKSESGMITVVQQPGDKNSLGRMKIDMPNPHAIYLHDTPAKALFETPVRAYSHGCIRTQDALKLGMTIAMVRGDMTQDEASELYHSLKYKRVVMKQATPVYLTYTTMGLNVEGQMSTFKDIYDRDAPVLASFRGPRALHTTQRTSTQEVIVADDPL, from the coding sequence ATGGCCAATCAACCGCACGACCGCCTGACGCCGGGCTCGATCAGCGCTGCCGCTGCCCCCGGCAAGCGCAAGCGGCTGGCCCTGTGGCTGGGCAGCGCCGCGCTGATGATGCCGGGCGCCGCACTGGCCATTCCGCCGGGCGGCTACAGCGGACTGCAGGCCTCGCCCACGCCGACCCCCACGGCCACGCCGACCCCGAAGCCCAAGCCCAAGACCCCGCCGCCGACCTCGATCCTGCCGGCCTCGATGCAGCCTGCCACGCCGCGCCCCACCGCCACGCTGCAGAAGCCCGCCGCACAGCCCGCGCCCTATATCGATGCCCAGCCCACCACCGCGCCGGTGGCCCCGCCGCCGGTCCTGACCCCCGGCGCGCCCAACACGCGCACCGTCACCACCATCGTCCCCGCTGAACAGCCCGTGCGGACCTGGACTCTGGCCGATGCGCAGTCCCTGCTGGCGGTCATCAAGACCATCGACACCGAGGGCCTGTTCCCCGGCGACTACAAGCCCGAGGTGCTGGCCGCCGCCATCACGGCAGGCGCCGGCCCCGCGCTGGATGAAGCCGCCAGCCGCAGCTTCGACTGGCTGGCCGAAGACCTGCGCGATGGCCGCACCCCCATGGACAGCCGCATCCAGTGGTTCGCCGTCGATACCGATGTCGATGCCCATCCCACGCATGAGATTCTCGAACGCGCGCTGGCCACTCATGATGTGGCAGGCGTGCTGGCCGGGCTCGACCCGACCTATGCCGATTATGCCGCGCTGAAGGACGCGCTGGCCGCCACGCCCCGCGCCGACAAGGCCCGCCGCGACATGATCCGCATCAACATGGACCGCTGGCGCTGGCTGCCGCGCGAGCTGGGTCAGGTCTATCTGCTGACCAACATCCCGGAATTCCAGCTGCGCTTCAACGTGGGCGGCAAGATCATCAAGACCTACCGCACCGTCGTCGGCAAGCCGGGGCGCACCGCCACGCCTCAGCTGGCCGAAAAGGTGCAGGCCGTGGTCTTCAACCCCACCTGGACCGTGCCGCAGTCCATCGTGAAGGGCGAAAATCTGGGCGCCAAGCTGCTGGCCAACCCCGCCTCCGCCGCGCGTCAGGGTTACAAGGTGACCAAGTCCGAGAGCGGCATGATCACCGTGGTGCAGCAGCCGGGCGACAAGAACTCGCTGGGCCGCATGAAGATCGACATGCCCAACCCGCATGCCATCTATCTGCATGACACCCCCGCCAAGGCGCTGTTCGAAACGCCGGTGCGCGCCTATTCGCACGGCTGCATCCGCACGCAGGACGCGCTGAAGCTGGGCATGACCATCGCCATGGTGCGCGGCGACATGACTCAGGATGAGGCCTCGGAGCTCTATCACTCGCTGAAGTACAAGCGCGTGGTGATGAAGCAGGCCACACCCGTGTATCTGACCTACACCACCATGGGCCTGAACGTGGAAGGCCAGATGTCCACCTTCAAGGACATCTATGACCGCGACGCCCCCGTGCTGGCCAGCTTCCGCGGCCCTCGCGCGCTGCACACCACGCAGCGTACCAGCACGCAGGAAGTGATCGTGGCGGATGATCCTTTGTAA
- a CDS encoding DMT family transporter, with amino-acid sequence MTRTHHLGPVLAAAAGIATFAVMDALMKGASMVLGVFTALMWRNLLGSVLTLAAWWAAERIKGQRIVWPARAMLLVHALRAGLVCAMASLFFWGLVRTPMAVGMALSFIAPLIALYLSALFLGEPITRRALWASLIALLGVGVVAAGRLSDGVADSLDSRLGLGAILTSAVLYAGNLVLQRHQAQRAAPLEIAFFQGLFIALIMLPLSPWLAVLPGQGAFGWSAGALVAGAGVLASVSLALLGWGWARAEAHRLLPVEYSAFIWSALMGYLWFHEALSLWTLGGVALIVAGVWVGTAQRGQVTEQDGLPGELTS; translated from the coding sequence ATGACGCGCACGCATCATCTGGGCCCCGTGCTGGCCGCCGCCGCCGGGATCGCCACCTTCGCCGTGATGGACGCGCTGATGAAGGGGGCCTCCATGGTGCTGGGGGTGTTCACGGCGCTGATGTGGCGCAATCTGCTGGGATCGGTGCTGACTCTGGCGGCATGGTGGGCGGCGGAGCGCATCAAGGGGCAGCGGATCGTCTGGCCCGCGCGGGCCATGCTGCTGGTGCATGCCCTGCGTGCCGGGCTGGTCTGCGCCATGGCCAGCCTGTTCTTCTGGGGGCTGGTGCGCACGCCGATGGCGGTGGGCATGGCGCTGTCGTTCATTGCGCCGCTGATCGCGCTTTATCTTTCCGCGCTGTTTCTGGGCGAGCCGATCACGCGGCGCGCGCTCTGGGCCTCGCTGATCGCCCTGCTGGGTGTGGGCGTGGTGGCGGCGGGACGGCTGAGCGACGGCGTGGCCGATTCGCTGGACTCGCGGCTGGGGCTAGGGGCGATCCTAACCTCGGCGGTGCTCTATGCGGGCAATCTGGTGCTGCAGCGCCATCAGGCCCAGCGTGCCGCTCCCTTGGAGATCGCCTTTTTTCAAGGGCTGTTCATCGCTTTGATCATGCTGCCCTTGTCGCCCTGGCTGGCGGTGCTGCCGGGGCAGGGCGCCTTTGGCTGGAGCGCGGGCGCGCTGGTGGCCGGAGCGGGCGTGCTGGCCTCCGTCTCGCTGGCGCTGCTGGGCTGGGGCTGGGCCCGGGCCGAGGCGCATCGGCTGTTACCCGTTGAATACAGTGCATTTATCTGGTCCGCGCTGATGGGCTATCTGTGGTTTCACGAGGCGCTCAGCCTGTGGACTCTGGGCGGCGTTGCGCTCATCGTGGCGGGCGTATGGGTGGGCACCGCGCAGCGCGGGCAGGTGACCGAGCAGGACGGTCTGCCGGGCGAATTGACCAGCTGA
- a CDS encoding RDD family protein, with product MADPRRDDPRRRVLVTPEGLTVPFTLASRGSRFGALLIDLICMGLSLLLSAIAIGFTAGSLSEMGQHLRGGTAQDHAMQALFALWIITAFLIRNAWFIAFELGPRGATPGKRLMRIRIAARDGARLTPERVIARNLLRDIELFLPLIMLGSSIGQGDNTGWLATLWFLLFALLPLFNRDRLRAGDLIAGTWVVERPRKPLARAMTEQAAHAPAAAYRFRDTDLAAYGEYELQRLEEVLRLRKDDQMALVATAICDKIGWNTPHGADVGPFLDAYYTQLRERLEGGMRMGRRKADKHA from the coding sequence ATGGCTGATCCTCGCCGGGATGATCCCCGCCGCCGCGTGCTGGTCACACCCGAAGGGCTGACGGTGCCTTTCACTCTGGCTTCACGCGGCAGCCGGTTCGGGGCGCTGCTGATCGATCTGATCTGCATGGGGCTCTCGCTGCTGCTGTCCGCCATCGCCATCGGCTTTACGGCAGGCAGTCTGAGCGAGATGGGCCAGCATCTGCGTGGCGGCACCGCTCAGGATCATGCGATGCAGGCGCTCTTTGCGCTGTGGATCATCACTGCTTTCCTGATCCGCAATGCCTGGTTTATCGCCTTTGAACTCGGCCCGCGCGGAGCCACCCCCGGCAAGCGCCTGATGCGCATCCGCATCGCCGCGCGCGATGGCGCCCGGCTGACCCCCGAACGCGTGATCGCCCGCAATCTGCTGCGCGATATCGAGCTGTTCCTGCCGCTGATCATGCTGGGCTCCAGCATCGGTCAGGGTGACAACACCGGCTGGCTGGCGACGCTGTGGTTTCTGCTGTTCGCGCTGCTGCCGCTCTTCAACCGTGACCGGCTGCGGGCGGGCGATCTGATCGCCGGAACCTGGGTGGTGGAGCGCCCCCGCAAGCCGCTGGCCCGCGCCATGACCGAGCAGGCCGCCCATGCCCCTGCCGCCGCCTATCGCTTCCGCGACACCGATCTGGCCGCCTATGGCGAGTATGAGCTGCAGCGGCTGGAAGAGGTGCTGCGCCTACGCAAGGACGATCAGATGGCTCTGGTCGCCACCGCCATCTGCGACAAGATCGGCTGGAACACGCCCCATGGCGCCGATGTCGGGCCGTTCCTCGACGCCTATTACACCCAGCTGCGCGAAAGGCTGGAAGGCGGCATGCGCATGGGGCGGCGGAAGGCCGATAAGCACGCTTAA
- a CDS encoding AAA family ATPase, which produces MSDLSQDLSLTDVARLAQAIRAEIGKAVVGQREVVDHLLVALFSRGHVLLEGPPGTAKTFLAQSFATALGLHFGRIQFTPDLMPGDILGSNLFNFQTSTFTLTRGPIFCEVLLADEINRTPPKTQAALLEAMQERRVTLDGAVHPLPESFMVVATQNPIEQQGVYPLPEAQLDRFLFKLRVDYPGEAEELAILTRFGQQSGPPDPLAQGVRPVANAAILAAASRAVAQVTLAEPVAAYIVRLLRATRDSADLACGASPRAGVLLAHASRARAALEGRDYVLPDDVKALAPAVLRHRLLLSPAAEIEGKTAEALVDELIDRTEAPR; this is translated from the coding sequence ATGAGCGACTTGAGCCAAGACCTTAGCTTGACCGATGTGGCCCGTCTGGCCCAGGCCATCCGCGCCGAGATCGGCAAGGCGGTGGTGGGCCAGCGCGAGGTGGTCGATCACCTGCTGGTGGCGCTGTTCTCGCGCGGCCATGTGCTGCTGGAAGGCCCGCCCGGCACGGCGAAAACCTTTCTGGCGCAGAGCTTTGCCACCGCGCTGGGGCTGCATTTCGGGCGTATCCAGTTCACGCCGGATCTGATGCCGGGCGATATTCTGGGCTCCAACCTGTTCAACTTCCAGACCAGCACCTTCACCCTCACCCGTGGGCCGATCTTCTGCGAGGTGCTGCTGGCCGACGAAATCAACCGCACCCCGCCCAAGACCCAGGCCGCCCTGCTCGAAGCCATGCAGGAGCGCCGGGTGACGCTGGACGGCGCGGTCCATCCGCTGCCCGAAAGCTTTATGGTGGTGGCCACGCAAAACCCCATCGAGCAGCAGGGCGTCTATCCGCTGCCCGAGGCGCAGCTGGACCGTTTCCTGTTCAAACTGCGCGTCGATTACCCCGGAGAGGCCGAGGAACTGGCGATCCTCACCCGCTTCGGCCAGCAGAGCGGCCCGCCCGATCCGCTGGCGCAGGGCGTGCGCCCCGTTGCCAATGCCGCGATTCTGGCCGCCGCATCGCGCGCGGTGGCGCAGGTGACTCTGGCCGAGCCTGTCGCCGCCTATATCGTGCGCCTGCTGCGTGCGACGCGCGACAGCGCCGATCTGGCCTGTGGCGCCAGCCCCCGCGCCGGTGTGCTGTTGGCCCATGCCTCGCGGGCCCGCGCCGCGCTGGAAGGCCGCGATTATGTGCTGCCCGACGATGTGAAGGCGCTGGCCCCCGCCGTGCTGCGCCATCGCCTGCTGCTCAGCCCCGCCGCCGAGATCGAGGGCAAGACCGCCGAAGCGCTGGTGGATGAACTCATCGACCGCACCGAGGCGCCGCGCTGA
- a CDS encoding retropepsin-like aspartic protease family protein produces MNRLLRFTVFILMLLFGLARAMTHHNTPAAQAETPAVAVADATASEPYNPWGINHTPPGASQPVEPKVLVRDRSGQFHIDVAVNGRNTRFLVDTGADMVALTPETAQSLGLNISAGDYQPILRTASGQGMGAPVLLDSVELMGRRMDHQRAVVAQGLTENLLGQSVLREIGRVELKGDTMVLMPN; encoded by the coding sequence ATGAATCGCCTGCTCCGTTTCACTGTCTTCATCCTGATGCTGCTGTTCGGGCTGGCTCGGGCCATGACTCACCATAATACGCCTGCCGCTCAGGCTGAAACCCCGGCGGTAGCGGTGGCGGATGCCACGGCGAGCGAGCCCTACAACCCATGGGGCATCAACCACACTCCCCCGGGCGCCAGCCAGCCGGTCGAGCCCAAGGTGTTGGTGCGTGACCGCTCAGGCCAGTTTCACATCGATGTTGCGGTCAATGGGCGCAACACGCGGTTTCTGGTCGACACCGGCGCCGATATGGTGGCGCTGACGCCGGAGACGGCGCAGTCGTTGGGGTTGAACATCAGTGCCGGCGATTATCAGCCTATTTTGCGTACTGCGTCAGGCCAAGGCATGGGCGCTCCGGTGTTGCTGGACAGCGTGGAACTGATGGGGCGGCGTATGGATCACCAGCGTGCGGTGGTGGCGCAGGGGCTCACCGAGAATCTGCTGGGCCAGTCGGTGCTGCGCGAGATCGGGCGCGTGGAGCTGAAGGGCGATACGATGGTGCTGATGCCCAATTGA
- a CDS encoding DUF58 domain-containing protein — translation MRWLSALLARLKPDQAPVPTARAVLALVALAGLGLAIAVMVPDGWIVGPSLGVVLLVLVLVDAALAGRLGEISLNAPPEVEVGAKANLTIRAALSPRASQVEAALGLDPRLAPGGVLAMPLTRDGETHEGHAAIAPSRRGPGQIDTVWLRWQGPLGLGARQARRAFDRPLRVNPNLALLRSRGVQATLRDADIGLVARRIHGDGTMFEALSDYHPGMDRRRIDWKASARHAHLYAKEYEAERNNRIVFALDCGQAMCEPVAGLARLDRAISVALAAGWVALKGGDLVSLFGFASRVLLSTPFVTDASGFGRLQSAAALLDYESREPNFTLALATLAQQLQRRSLIVVFSDFTDPTSAQLMVESIGRLVARHRVIFVTMLDEELEALARAEPEATQDVALAVGAGQLLRQRALVTARLRQLGVDVIEAPHDKLGLSLIDAYLSIRQAGGIG, via the coding sequence ATGCGCTGGCTTTCCGCCCTTTTGGCCCGCCTGAAGCCGGATCAGGCCCCGGTGCCCACCGCTCGCGCGGTGCTGGCGCTGGTGGCGCTGGCCGGGCTGGGGCTGGCGATTGCGGTGATGGTGCCGGATGGCTGGATCGTCGGCCCGTCGCTGGGTGTGGTCTTGCTGGTGCTGGTGCTGGTCGATGCCGCGCTGGCGGGCCGTCTGGGCGAGATCAGCCTGAACGCCCCGCCCGAGGTGGAAGTGGGCGCCAAAGCCAATCTGACCATCCGTGCCGCGCTGTCCCCGCGCGCTAGTCAGGTGGAGGCGGCGCTCGGCCTCGATCCGCGTCTGGCGCCGGGCGGTGTGCTGGCCATGCCCTTGACGCGCGATGGCGAGACCCATGAAGGCCATGCCGCCATCGCCCCCAGCCGTCGCGGGCCGGGGCAGATCGATACGGTGTGGCTGCGCTGGCAGGGGCCGCTGGGTCTGGGCGCGCGTCAGGCGCGGCGTGCCTTCGACCGGCCTTTGCGGGTGAATCCCAATCTGGCGCTGCTGCGCTCACGCGGGGTGCAGGCCACCTTGCGCGATGCCGACATCGGCCTTGTCGCCCGCCGCATCCATGGCGATGGCACCATGTTCGAGGCCCTCTCCGACTATCATCCCGGCATGGACCGCCGCCGCATCGACTGGAAGGCCTCGGCCCGCCACGCCCATCTCTACGCCAAGGAGTATGAGGCCGAGCGCAACAACCGCATCGTCTTCGCCCTCGATTGCGGGCAGGCCATGTGCGAGCCGGTGGCCGGCCTTGCGCGGCTGGACCGGGCGATTTCCGTGGCGCTGGCGGCGGGCTGGGTGGCGCTGAAGGGTGGCGATCTGGTCTCGCTGTTCGGCTTTGCCAGCCGGGTGCTGCTCTCCACGCCCTTTGTGACCGATGCCAGCGGTTTCGGGCGGTTGCAGTCGGCCGCCGCGCTGCTCGATTACGAATCGCGGGAGCCCAATTTCACTTTGGCGCTGGCGACTCTGGCCCAGCAGTTGCAGCGCCGCTCGCTGATCGTGGTCTTTTCCGATTTCACCGATCCCACCAGCGCGCAATTGATGGTGGAGAGCATCGGGCGGCTGGTCGCGCGCCACCGCGTGATCTTCGTGACCATGCTGGATGAGGAACTCGAAGCCCTAGCCCGCGCCGAGCCCGAGGCGACACAGGATGTCGCGCTGGCCGTGGGCGCGGGGCAGTTGCTGCGCCAGCGTGCGCTGGTGACGGCGAGGTTGCGGCAACTGGGCGTCGATGTGATCGAGGCGCCGCATGACAAGCTCGGGCTCAGCCTGATCGATGCCTATCTCTCGATCCGGCAGGCGGGGGGAATCGGATGA
- a CDS encoding murein L,D-transpeptidase catalytic domain-containing protein, with translation MTGSLNRRNLLVGGLWTGVALATPMRLLAHAHKNSAAHGAAQAGASHLMQAGPGFETMAPSTGMPATASPLTPYERQVVGIAQQQISRLSGVIWKRDLVAVADFGRPSNLPRLHFVNVENGTLRSELVAHGRGSDPQHDGWLKHFSNTVNSEATSRGAYLTASIYDGKYGPSIRLRGLDADNSNALERAIVMHPAWYAAPDMLTKYGKLGRSEGCFAMDPQQFNKALTHLAAGRLLYADRISDA, from the coding sequence ATGACGGGATCGCTGAATCGTAGAAACCTGCTGGTTGGCGGGTTGTGGACTGGTGTGGCTTTGGCAACGCCCATGCGCTTGCTGGCGCATGCTCACAAGAACAGTGCTGCGCATGGCGCGGCTCAGGCCGGAGCATCGCATCTGATGCAAGCCGGGCCGGGCTTCGAAACCATGGCGCCCAGCACGGGCATGCCGGCCACGGCCAGCCCGCTGACGCCCTATGAGCGCCAGGTGGTGGGCATCGCCCAGCAGCAGATCAGCCGCCTGTCCGGCGTGATCTGGAAGCGCGATCTGGTGGCTGTGGCAGATTTCGGCCGGCCCTCCAACCTGCCGCGCCTGCATTTCGTAAATGTCGAAAATGGCACGCTGCGCTCCGAACTGGTGGCGCATGGCCGCGGTTCCGACCCGCAGCATGACGGCTGGCTCAAGCATTTCTCGAACACGGTGAACTCCGAGGCGACCTCGCGCGGGGCCTATCTCACCGCCTCGATCTATGACGGCAAGTATGGCCCCTCGATCCGCCTGCGCGGCCTCGATGCCGACAATTCCAATGCGCTGGAGCGCGCCATCGTCATGCACCCGGCCTGGTACGCCGCGCCGGATATGCTGACGAAATATGGCAAACTGGGTCGCTCGGAAGGCTGCTTCGCCATGGACCCGCAGCAGTTCAACAAGGCGCTGACCCATCTGGCGGCGGGGCGTCTGCTCTATGCTGACCGGATTTCCGACGCCTGA
- a CDS encoding stage II sporulation protein M, with protein MSDWIDAVKTRLGRGAPAEEGAIRAALLRSDRFRQEREEDWKRLDSIVLRLEQGRIRRLSDEDLLELPVLYRGLVSSLSIARETSLDQATVQWLEALAQRAWFQLHGARLGFGGWLKGFFTGGWSRAVRGMGLDLLIAFAVLVVGTVLGWLLVAHDPQWYGALVGGAGDVRVPGASREVLRGTLFGTQDQDGLGAFAAYLFGHNAQISILCFALGFAFGVPTLMLLVQNAGMLGAMLWLFHGQGLTFDVVGWLSIHGTTELFAITLAGAAGLHIGRAVAFPGRRGAMAAAAEAGCRGAVVMLGVVLMLVVAGLLEGFARQLIQDTLRRLAVGGGMLGFWLLYFFAYGRQRVVSKRHG; from the coding sequence ATGAGCGACTGGATCGATGCCGTCAAAACCCGGCTGGGCCGGGGGGCTCCGGCGGAAGAGGGCGCCATCCGCGCCGCCCTGCTGCGCTCCGACCGGTTCCGGCAGGAGCGTGAGGAGGACTGGAAGCGGCTGGACAGCATTGTCCTTCGGCTGGAGCAGGGGCGCATCCGCCGCCTTTCCGATGAGGATCTGCTGGAGCTGCCGGTGCTTTATCGCGGTCTGGTCTCCTCGCTGTCGATTGCGCGCGAAACCTCGCTGGATCAGGCCACGGTGCAATGGCTGGAGGCGCTGGCGCAGCGCGCATGGTTCCAGCTGCATGGCGCGCGGCTGGGCTTTGGCGGCTGGCTGAAGGGCTTTTTCACCGGCGGCTGGAGCCGGGCGGTGCGCGGCATGGGGCTGGATCTGTTGATCGCCTTTGCGGTGCTGGTGGTCGGCACGGTGCTGGGTTGGCTGCTGGTGGCGCATGATCCGCAATGGTATGGCGCTCTGGTGGGCGGAGCGGGCGATGTGCGCGTGCCCGGCGCCAGCCGCGAGGTGCTGCGCGGCACCTTGTTCGGCACGCAGGATCAGGACGGGCTGGGGGCCTTTGCCGCCTATCTCTTTGGCCATAATGCGCAGATTTCCATCCTGTGCTTTGCACTGGGCTTTGCCTTTGGCGTGCCCACGCTGATGCTTCTGGTGCAGAATGCCGGGATGCTCGGCGCGATGCTCTGGCTGTTCCACGGGCAGGGCTTGACCTTCGACGTGGTCGGCTGGCTGTCGATCCATGGCACCACGGAACTCTTCGCCATCACGCTGGCGGGCGCGGCGGGGCTGCATATCGGGCGGGCGGTGGCCTTTCCCGGGCGGCGCGGCGCCATGGCGGCGGCAGCGGAGGCGGGCTGTCGCGGCGCGGTGGTGATGCTGGGCGTGGTGCTGATGCTGGTGGTGGCGGGCCTGCTGGAAGGGTTCGCCCGCCAGCTGATTCAGGACACCTTGCGCCGTCTGGCGGTGGGTGGCGGCATGCTGGGCTTCTGGCTGCTCTATTTCTTCGCTTACGGGCGCCAGCGTGTGGTGAGCAAGCGCCATGGCTGA
- a CDS encoding GNAT family N-acetyltransferase, translating into MSTSIRSATPDDLPLICAFIRELAEYEKLSHAVRFDEAVLHDHLFGPRPMAEVLIGEVAGEAQGFALFFHNFSTFEGRPGIYLEDLYVRPAARGAGLGKALLVRLAALAVERNCARLEWSVLDWNEPAIGFYRSLGAIPQEQWTVMRVDADALSQLAAGQSASAES; encoded by the coding sequence ATGAGCACCTCTATCCGTTCCGCCACGCCTGACGATCTGCCGCTGATCTGCGCCTTTATCCGCGAATTGGCCGAGTATGAAAAACTCTCCCATGCGGTGCGTTTCGACGAGGCCGTGCTGCATGACCATCTGTTCGGCCCGCGCCCCATGGCCGAGGTGCTGATCGGCGAAGTGGCTGGTGAGGCGCAGGGCTTTGCGCTGTTCTTCCATAATTTCTCCACCTTCGAGGGGCGGCCCGGGATCTATCTTGAGGACCTCTATGTGCGCCCTGCCGCGCGAGGCGCCGGGCTGGGCAAGGCGCTGCTGGTCAGGCTGGCGGCGCTGGCGGTGGAGCGCAATTGCGCGCGACTCGAATGGTCGGTGCTGGACTGGAATGAACCGGCGATCGGATTTTATCGCTCGCTCGGGGCGATTCCTCAGGAACAATGGACGGTGATGCGCGTTGATGCAGACGCTTTGTCTCAACTCGCCGCAGGCCAAAGCGCTTCCGCCGAATCATAA
- the ispG gene encoding flavodoxin-dependent (E)-4-hydroxy-3-methylbut-2-enyl-diphosphate synthase has product MSSVRPWRDIARRQSRQIMVGKLPVGGDAPISVQTMTNTLTSDAKATIDQIRRCEDAGADIIRVSCPDVESTAAFKQIARAARVPLVADIHFHYKRALEAADAGAACLRINPGNIGGSDRVAEVVRAAKANGCAIRIGVNAGSLEKDLLEKYGEPCPEALVESALDHIKLLQDHDFHEYKVAVKASDVFLAVSAYMALADAVDCPLHLGITEAGGLIGGTVKSAIGMGNLLWAGIGDTIRVSLSAEPEEEVRVGYEILKSLGLRTRGVRVVSCPSCARQGFDVIRTVSALEQRLSHIKTPISLSVLGCVVNGPGEARETDIGLTGGGNGKHMVYLSGVTDHVINSEEMLDHIVGLVEAKAAEMEAAEAAKEAAE; this is encoded by the coding sequence ATGTCTTCAGTGCGTCCCTGGCGCGATATCGCGCGCCGCCAAAGCCGTCAGATCATGGTGGGCAAGCTGCCCGTGGGCGGCGACGCTCCGATCTCGGTGCAGACCATGACCAACACGCTCACCTCCGACGCCAAGGCGACGATCGACCAGATCCGCCGCTGCGAGGATGCGGGCGCCGACATCATCCGCGTCTCCTGCCCCGATGTGGAAAGCACGGCTGCCTTCAAGCAGATCGCCCGCGCTGCCCGCGTGCCGCTGGTGGCCGACATCCACTTCCACTACAAGCGCGCCCTTGAGGCCGCCGACGCTGGCGCCGCCTGCCTGCGCATCAACCCCGGCAACATCGGCGGCAGCGACCGCGTGGCCGAAGTGGTGCGCGCCGCCAAGGCCAATGGCTGCGCCATCCGCATCGGCGTGAACGCCGGTTCGCTGGAAAAGGATCTGCTGGAGAAATACGGCGAGCCTTGCCCCGAGGCGCTGGTCGAATCGGCGCTGGACCACATCAAGCTGCTGCAGGACCATGATTTCCACGAGTATAAGGTGGCCGTGAAGGCCTCCGACGTGTTCCTCGCGGTCTCGGCCTATATGGCGCTGGCCGATGCGGTGGATTGCCCGCTGCATCTGGGCATCACCGAGGCGGGCGGGCTTATTGGTGGCACCGTGAAGAGCGCCATCGGCATGGGCAACCTGCTGTGGGCCGGTATCGGTGACACGATCCGCGTCTCGCTCTCGGCCGAGCCCGAGGAAGAGGTCCGCGTCGGCTACGAGATCCTAAAGTCGCTGGGCCTGCGCACGCGTGGTGTGCGTGTGGTGTCGTGCCCGTCCTGCGCGCGTCAGGGTTTTGACGTGATCCGCACGGTTTCGGCGCTGGAGCAGCGTCTGTCGCACATCAAGACGCCGATCTCGCTTTCGGTGCTGGGCTGCGTGGTGAACGGGCCGGGCGAGGCGCGCGAGACCGACATCGGCCTGACCGGTGGCGGCAACGGCAAGCATATGGTCTATCTGTCGGGCGTGACCGACCATGTGATCAACAGCGAGGAAATGCTGGATCACATCGTCGGGCTGGTGGAAGCCAAGGCTGCCGAGATGGAAGCTGCCGAGGCGGCCAAGGAAGCAGCCGAGTAA